Proteins from a single region of Deltaproteobacteria bacterium:
- a CDS encoding prepilin-type N-terminal cleavage/methylation domain-containing protein — protein MRCSRQGRSGFTLVEAMVVIAILSIMSAIMIPRMLRVRSAADLAVVLDQMKDVQSIATIHYAETAMTPTIEQIDAVYTRNGHDSLIGRYAVVPVAGQGGSAPMKLAEVGEDGYEPQRYVICSLMEISGYAYVYGLDDNPPMVAGLGADPVGSSVCGSGQSSNGSPASPPDDNGSPSAPPDDNGSPSAPPDDNGSPSTPPDDNGSPSAPPDDNGSPSAPPDDNGSPSAPPDDNGSPSTPPDDDGNGNGNPGNHADDDDDDDGHHGGGHDNDDDDDDDGHGHKGKDDEGDCDLDKSCPPDKKWKNHGDYASCIAHAKKQCEEKVNHGSKHKDDEGCQGGHH, from the coding sequence ATGCGTTGCTCGCGCCAAGGACGGTCGGGTTTCACTCTCGTCGAGGCGATGGTTGTCATCGCCATCCTCAGCATCATGTCCGCCATCATGATCCCGCGCATGCTGCGGGTCCGATCGGCGGCCGATCTCGCGGTCGTTTTGGATCAGATGAAGGACGTGCAGTCCATCGCGACGATCCACTACGCCGAAACCGCGATGACTCCAACAATCGAACAGATCGACGCGGTCTACACGCGCAACGGCCACGACTCGCTGATCGGTCGCTACGCGGTCGTCCCCGTCGCGGGACAAGGCGGATCGGCGCCGATGAAGCTCGCCGAGGTCGGCGAGGACGGCTACGAGCCGCAGCGTTACGTGATCTGCAGTCTCATGGAGATCAGCGGCTACGCGTACGTGTACGGCCTCGACGACAACCCGCCGATGGTGGCCGGGTTGGGCGCCGATCCGGTCGGTTCCAGCGTTTGCGGCTCGGGACAGTCGTCGAACGGTTCGCCGGCGTCTCCGCCCGACGACAACGGCTCCCCGTCCGCTCCGCCGGATGACAATGGCTCGCCGTCGGCTCCGCCGGACGACAACGGGTCCCCGTCCACTCCGCCGGACGACAACGGTTCGCCGTCAGCTCCGCCCGACGACAATGGCTCGCCGTCGGCTCCGCCGGACGACAACGGTTCCCCGTCAGCTCCGCCGGACGACAACGGTTCCCCGTCGACTCCGCCCGACGACGACGGCAACGGCAACGGAAACCCGGGCAACCATGCCGACGATGACGACGACGATGATGGACATCACGGCGGCGGTCACGACAACGATGACGACGACGATGATGATGGCCACGGGCACAAGGGCAAGGACGACGAAGGTGACTGCGATCTCGACAAATCCTGCCCGCCGGACAAGAAGTGGAAGAACCACGGCGACTACGCGAGTTGCATCGCGCACGCCAAGAAGCAGTGCGAGGAAAAAGTGAATCACGGGTCGAAGCACAAGGACGACGAAGGCTGCCAGGGGGGACACCACTGA
- a CDS encoding NADH-quinone oxidoreductase subunit A, protein MEQYLGVLIAAGFGVILLSTLLLLAKFLPPGPRKGARTPHDESKEDVYECGVPPSGGAHRRFSVKFFLVAMLFVVFDVEAVLILPWAVTYPKLGVFGFIEMLGFLGVLGVGLAYIWKKGALEW, encoded by the coding sequence ATGGAACAATATCTGGGCGTACTCATCGCCGCGGGCTTCGGGGTGATCCTTTTATCCACCCTCCTGCTGCTGGCGAAGTTCCTTCCTCCCGGTCCACGCAAAGGCGCGCGGACACCGCACGACGAGAGCAAGGAAGACGTTTACGAGTGCGGCGTTCCCCCGTCGGGCGGCGCGCATCGCCGATTCTCGGTCAAGTTCTTTCTGGTCGCCATGCTCTTCGTTGTCTTCGACGTCGAGGCGGTGCTGATCCTTCCGTGGGCGGTGACCTATCCCAAGCTCGGCGTGTTCGGCTTCATCGAGATGCTCGGGTTCCTCGGCGTGCTCGGCGTCGGGCTCGCCTACATCTGGAAAAAGGGAGCGCTGGAATGGTGA
- the nuoB gene encoding NADH-quinone oxidoreductase subunit NuoB — translation MVKGEDDNVTGEHGLDGVVYTSKLSSLVEALKERTAQVASWSRKSSLWPYTFGTACCGIELMAYMASYTDASRFGAEVVRFSPRQSDCMIVAGTITDKQAPILKKIYDQMLEPKYVISMGVCASSGGFYRAYHVVQGIDEFVPVDVYVAGCPPTPEALLHGLIKLQERIEREGFDFNTRERLNRRLAQTEAAPKNLG, via the coding sequence ATGGTGAAGGGCGAGGACGACAACGTCACGGGCGAGCACGGCTTGGACGGCGTCGTTTACACATCCAAACTTTCGAGTTTGGTCGAAGCGCTCAAGGAGCGCACCGCGCAGGTCGCATCCTGGTCGCGCAAGAGTTCGCTTTGGCCCTACACGTTCGGCACCGCCTGCTGCGGCATCGAACTGATGGCGTACATGGCCAGTTACACCGACGCCTCGCGCTTCGGCGCCGAGGTGGTGCGTTTTTCGCCGCGCCAGTCGGACTGCATGATCGTCGCCGGAACGATCACCGACAAGCAGGCGCCGATCCTGAAAAAAATCTACGACCAGATGCTGGAACCCAAATACGTGATCTCGATGGGCGTGTGCGCCTCGTCGGGAGGATTCTACCGCGCGTATCACGTTGTGCAGGGCATCGACGAGTTCGTGCCCGTGGACGTGTACGTGGCCGGATGCCCGCCGACGCCCGAGGCGCTGCTGCACGGGCTGATCAAGTTGCAGGAGCGCATTGAGCGCGAGGGTTTCGACTTCAACACGCGCGAACGGCTCAACCGCCGTCTCGCCCAAACCGAGGCCGCGCCGAAGAACCTGGGCTGA
- a CDS encoding NADH-quinone oxidoreductase subunit C, which translates to MTEEAGHVTEEAGHIEPKTIGKLRERFADQIVDVTVREGDDAVTVRRERIVEICTFLRDDPDLLFNYFIDVCGVDYSEFDPDMPRYGVIYHLYSLGHNHRIRLRVLLDEDDAKIDTVTGVWKGANWFEREAFDLYGIEFTGHPFLRRILTHHQFVGHALRKDYDHGKRQLCTEVWDLEFE; encoded by the coding sequence ATGACCGAGGAAGCCGGACACGTGACCGAAGAAGCCGGACACATCGAACCGAAAACGATCGGAAAGCTGCGCGAGCGGTTCGCGGATCAGATCGTGGACGTGACGGTCCGCGAAGGCGATGACGCCGTGACCGTTCGTCGCGAGCGCATCGTCGAAATCTGCACCTTTCTGCGCGACGATCCCGACCTGCTCTTCAACTATTTCATCGACGTCTGCGGCGTCGACTACAGCGAGTTCGATCCCGACATGCCGCGTTACGGCGTGATCTATCACCTGTATTCGCTCGGGCACAATCACCGCATTCGCCTTCGCGTTCTGCTCGACGAGGACGACGCCAAAATCGACACCGTGACCGGTGTGTGGAAGGGCGCGAACTGGTTCGAGCGCGAGGCGTTCGACCTGTACGGCATCGAATTCACGGGGCACCCGTTCCTGCGTCGGATTCTGACGCACCACCAGTTCGTCGGCCACGCCCTGCGCAAGGATTACGATCACGGCAAACGGCAGCTTTGCACCGAGGTCTGGGACCTCGAATTCGAATGA
- a CDS encoding NADH-quinone oxidoreductase subunit D has product MTSTAARTADLKLATRDEGETQILNFGPAQPIMHGALRLKLRLDGESIVASRMEIGYLHRCFEKMAEQQTWNTVIPFTDRLNYCSSVMNNLGWCKAIEDWMGIEVPARAQAIRVFFNEMHRIMDHCVCLGPGLVDLGALTNLWYLFTVREMAYTMIEHACGSRLTTSYLRIGGVAFDLHKTFWKEAEEFLTKGPKFIDDVRRLIERNRIFIERTRDVGAVSKEDAIAWGWTGPCARASGVNYDVRKARPYQGYDQLDFDVPLAENGDSYDRYWVRLEEITQSFRIMRQVLDHLPEGPIITHDRRVALPPKKETYGNIESLMNHFKLVFEGIQVPKGEWYSSTEAANGELGFFVVSDGSGNPYRVKVRPPCFAVAQAIEHIAVGHMVPDLTAIIGSLNIIAGELDR; this is encoded by the coding sequence ATGACATCCACCGCCGCCCGGACCGCCGATCTGAAGCTCGCCACCCGAGATGAGGGCGAGACGCAGATCCTCAATTTCGGCCCCGCCCAGCCGATCATGCACGGTGCGCTTCGCCTCAAGCTCCGGCTCGACGGCGAATCGATCGTCGCGTCGCGCATGGAGATCGGCTACCTGCACCGCTGCTTCGAGAAGATGGCCGAGCAGCAGACCTGGAACACGGTCATCCCCTTCACCGACCGCCTGAACTACTGCTCCAGCGTCATGAACAACCTCGGCTGGTGCAAGGCGATCGAGGACTGGATGGGGATCGAGGTCCCCGCGCGCGCACAGGCGATTCGCGTGTTTTTCAACGAGATGCACCGGATCATGGACCACTGCGTGTGCCTGGGACCGGGCTTGGTCGACCTCGGCGCGCTCACCAACCTCTGGTATCTCTTCACGGTCCGCGAGATGGCGTACACGATGATCGAGCACGCCTGCGGCTCGCGGCTCACCACGTCGTACCTGCGCATCGGCGGCGTGGCCTTCGACCTGCACAAAACCTTCTGGAAAGAGGCCGAGGAGTTTCTGACCAAGGGTCCGAAATTCATCGACGATGTGCGCCGTCTCATCGAGCGCAACCGCATCTTCATCGAACGCACCCGCGACGTGGGCGCCGTGTCGAAGGAAGACGCCATCGCGTGGGGCTGGACGGGACCGTGCGCCCGGGCGAGCGGCGTGAACTACGACGTCCGTAAGGCGCGGCCCTATCAAGGCTACGACCAACTCGATTTCGACGTGCCGCTGGCCGAAAACGGCGACAGCTATGACCGATACTGGGTGCGTCTGGAAGAGATCACGCAGTCGTTTCGCATCATGCGCCAGGTGCTCGATCATCTGCCGGAAGGGCCGATCATCACGCACGACCGGCGCGTGGCGCTGCCGCCGAAAAAAGAGACCTACGGCAACATCGAATCGCTGATGAACCACTTCAAGCTCGTGTTCGAGGGCATTCAGGTGCCCAAGGGCGAGTGGTACTCGAGTACCGAGGCGGCGAACGGCGAGCTGGGCTTTTTCGTCGTCAGCGACGGAAGCGGTAATCCTTACCGCGTGAAGGTGCGGCCGCCGTGCTTCGCGGTGGCGCAGGCTATCGAGCACATCGCGGTGGGCCACATGGTGCCCGACCTCACGGCCATCATCGGCAGTCTGAACATCATCGCGGGCGAACTCGACCGCTAG
- the nuoE gene encoding NADH-quinone oxidoreductase subunit NuoE: MDWTLSEASKQAIAEEATKYPTRRSALMPALHIAQRQFGWLSEAAIEAVAKELGVPVADAQGVVTFYTMYRTKPVGRYHIQVCQNLSCSLMGAEGLIGYLEKKLGVKCGETSPDGKFTISRVECLAACGTAPVMQVNDTYYEKLTPQKVDDLVAGWAKS, translated from the coding sequence ATGGACTGGACGCTGTCGGAAGCAAGCAAGCAGGCGATCGCCGAGGAGGCGACGAAATACCCCACGCGACGCTCGGCGCTGATGCCCGCGCTGCACATCGCGCAGCGGCAATTCGGTTGGCTGTCCGAGGCGGCGATCGAGGCGGTCGCGAAGGAACTGGGCGTGCCCGTGGCCGACGCCCAGGGCGTCGTCACGTTCTACACGATGTACCGCACCAAGCCGGTGGGCCGCTACCACATACAGGTCTGCCAGAATTTGAGCTGTTCGCTGATGGGCGCCGAGGGGCTCATCGGCTACCTCGAAAAGAAACTCGGTGTGAAGTGCGGCGAGACGTCGCCGGACGGCAAGTTCACGATTTCGCGGGTCGAGTGTCTTGCCGCGTGCGGAACTGCGCCGGTGATGCAGGTGAACGACACGTATTACGAAAAACTCACCCCGCAAAAGGTCGATGACCTCGTCGCCGGGTGGGCGAAAAGCTGA
- the nuoF gene encoding NADH-quinone oxidoreductase subunit NuoF, with protein sequence MAGPLVLLRDLKPQVDDPRTRDLDWYVGQGGYKTAETVLKTKTPDDVIAEVKASGIRGRGGAGFPTGMKWSFVPKGDGPKYLLCNADEGEPGTFKDRLLLTQHPHQLIEGMIIAGFAFGARQGYVYIRGEFVIEAEIVRRAIAEAYAKNWLGKNLWGTGVDFDLHVYRGAGAYICGEETSLIESIEGKRGYPRLKPPFPAVYGAWGKPTVVNNVETLSAVPWILAKGGAQYAKIGTAKSAGTRLFSVSGHVNRPGVYEIPLGTPFTTILNDVCGGVSGGRKLKALITGGSSVPILTAAETEGLIFDFESPASKGTMLGSGGVIVMAEGTCMVRALMVLMRFYAHESCGQCTPCRDGTPWLANLTKMIETGQASMNEIELLMSVSKKMAGNTICPLADAAVMPAQSYATKFRDEFIAHLDGKGCPFPAWTFGEGH encoded by the coding sequence ATGGCCGGCCCGCTTGTATTGCTCAGGGATCTGAAGCCCCAGGTCGACGACCCGCGGACGCGGGATCTGGACTGGTACGTCGGCCAGGGCGGCTACAAGACCGCCGAAACGGTGCTGAAGACGAAGACGCCCGACGACGTGATCGCCGAGGTGAAAGCCAGCGGCATCCGTGGGCGCGGCGGCGCGGGATTCCCCACGGGGATGAAGTGGTCGTTCGTGCCCAAGGGCGACGGCCCCAAGTATCTGCTGTGCAACGCCGACGAGGGCGAGCCGGGCACCTTCAAGGACCGGTTGCTCCTCACGCAGCATCCGCATCAGCTCATCGAGGGCATGATCATCGCGGGCTTCGCGTTCGGCGCGCGCCAGGGTTACGTCTACATCCGCGGCGAATTCGTGATCGAGGCCGAGATCGTGCGCCGCGCGATCGCCGAGGCCTACGCGAAAAATTGGCTCGGCAAAAATCTGTGGGGTACCGGGGTCGATTTCGACCTGCACGTGTACCGGGGCGCGGGCGCGTACATCTGCGGCGAGGAGACCTCGCTCATCGAGTCGATCGAGGGCAAGCGCGGGTATCCGCGCCTCAAGCCGCCGTTTCCCGCCGTATACGGCGCGTGGGGCAAACCCACGGTCGTGAACAACGTCGAGACGCTCTCGGCGGTGCCGTGGATTTTGGCGAAGGGCGGCGCCCAGTACGCGAAGATCGGCACGGCCAAGAGCGCGGGCACGCGGCTCTTCTCGGTGTCGGGCCACGTGAACCGTCCCGGCGTGTACGAGATTCCGCTGGGCACCCCGTTTACGACGATTCTGAACGACGTGTGCGGCGGCGTGAGCGGCGGTCGTAAGCTCAAGGCGCTCATCACGGGCGGTTCCTCGGTGCCGATCCTGACCGCGGCCGAGACCGAGGGCCTGATCTTCGATTTCGAATCGCCCGCGTCCAAGGGTACGATGCTCGGCTCGGGCGGCGTGATCGTCATGGCCGAGGGCACGTGCATGGTGCGCGCGCTGATGGTGCTCATGCGCTTTTACGCCCACGAATCGTGCGGGCAGTGCACGCCGTGCCGCGACGGCACGCCGTGGCTCGCGAACCTGACGAAGATGATCGAAACCGGCCAGGCCTCGATGAACGAGATCGAGTTGCTGATGTCGGTCTCGAAGAAGATGGCGGGAAACACGATCTGCCCGCTCGCCGACGCGGCCGTCATGCCCGCGCAGTCCTACGCCACGAAGTTCCGCGACGAATTCATCGCGCACCTCGATGGCAAGGGCTGCCCGTTCCCGGCATGGACCTTCGGCGAGGGACATTAG
- a CDS encoding (2Fe-2S)-binding protein — MADVTLTIDGQSVTVPQGTTILQAAKMRLGMELPHYCYHPGLSIAGNCRICLVEVEKMPKLVTGCSTQCGEGMVVHTQSARAKEGRGGVLEIMLTNHPLDCPICDQAGECKLQDYYMTVGMHDNHVVFPKVHKKKIVPLPPHIVLDQERCILCSRCVRFCQEITKTNELTIAMRGTHSEIEAAGDGTIDNGYAGNLHEICPVGALTSTDFRFQARVWWLKSHKSVCPGCSTGCNTWVDDRRGEVKRLRARENASVNQWWLCDEGRYGYKSINAPDRLKTARVKKTDATSGTAIGEVWARLKTIAAKKGGFAGIASAQASNEDLFVFRRLVAHMGGVADFRIDDSLTKTQTRVDEILRRADKNPNTTGAKLLGFGDGPGVEAILKSAAEGKISALYVLDADRFDAAGWTDKLRAVRTKIEFVVMHATRECGALDLADVVLPAATYAEKDGTFTNYEGRVQRFWRAIRPIGDARADGAWLATICAEFDAADAALAKPAAAFNAVASETPALGDLRWEMIPAEGALIAPGAAPKDKVG; from the coding sequence ATGGCCGACGTGACGCTGACCATTGACGGACAATCGGTGACGGTCCCGCAGGGGACGACGATCCTGCAGGCGGCGAAGATGCGGCTCGGCATGGAACTGCCGCACTATTGCTACCACCCGGGACTGTCGATCGCGGGCAACTGCCGCATCTGTCTCGTCGAAGTCGAAAAAATGCCCAAACTCGTCACCGGCTGCTCCACGCAGTGCGGCGAGGGGATGGTCGTCCACACGCAGAGCGCGCGGGCCAAAGAGGGCCGCGGCGGCGTGCTCGAGATCATGCTGACGAACCACCCGCTCGACTGCCCGATCTGCGATCAGGCCGGCGAGTGCAAGCTGCAGGACTACTACATGACCGTCGGGATGCACGACAACCACGTCGTCTTCCCGAAGGTGCACAAGAAAAAGATCGTCCCCCTGCCGCCCCACATCGTGCTCGATCAGGAGCGCTGCATCCTGTGCAGCCGGTGCGTTCGTTTCTGCCAGGAGATCACGAAGACGAACGAACTGACGATCGCCATGCGCGGCACGCACTCCGAAATCGAGGCGGCGGGCGACGGTACGATCGACAACGGCTACGCGGGCAACCTGCACGAGATTTGCCCGGTCGGCGCGCTGACGTCCACCGATTTCCGATTTCAGGCGCGCGTGTGGTGGCTCAAGTCGCACAAGAGTGTGTGCCCCGGCTGTTCGACGGGCTGCAACACGTGGGTCGACGACCGGCGCGGCGAGGTCAAGCGCCTGCGCGCCCGCGAGAACGCCTCCGTCAATCAATGGTGGCTGTGCGACGAGGGCCGCTACGGCTACAAGTCGATCAACGCGCCGGATCGCCTGAAGACCGCGCGCGTGAAGAAGACCGACGCGACATCCGGGACGGCGATCGGCGAAGTCTGGGCGCGGCTCAAGACGATCGCCGCGAAAAAGGGCGGCTTCGCGGGCATCGCGAGCGCGCAGGCATCGAACGAGGATCTGTTCGTCTTTCGACGTCTCGTCGCGCACATGGGCGGCGTCGCCGACTTTCGCATCGATGATTCCCTCACGAAAACGCAGACCCGCGTCGACGAAATCCTGCGCCGCGCCGACAAGAATCCCAACACGACCGGCGCGAAGCTGCTGGGCTTCGGCGACGGACCCGGCGTCGAGGCGATCCTGAAAAGCGCCGCCGAGGGCAAGATCTCCGCGCTCTACGTGCTGGATGCGGATCGGTTCGACGCGGCGGGTTGGACGGACAAGCTGCGCGCCGTGCGCACAAAAATCGAGTTCGTCGTGATGCATGCGACACGCGAGTGCGGCGCGCTCGATCTCGCCGACGTGGTGCTGCCCGCCGCGACGTACGCGGAAAAAGACGGCACGTTCACAAACTACGAAGGCCGCGTGCAGCGGTTTTGGCGCGCGATCCGACCGATCGGCGATGCGCGGGCCGACGGCGCGTGGCTCGCGACAATCTGCGCGGAGTTCGACGCGGCGGACGCCGCGCTCGCGAAACCGGCGGCGGCGTTCAATGCAGTGGCGTCGGAAACGCCGGCGCTGGGCGATCTGCGGTGGGAGATGATTCCGGCCGAGGGCGCGCTTATCGCGCCGGGTGCGGCGCCGAAGGACAAAGTGGGATGA
- a CDS encoding NADH-quinone oxidoreductase subunit H gives MMDGIDYLLMAIKVVVVVMAFVSLVPVLVWLERRASALMQDRLGPNRTHVFGFKAFGIIQAVADVAKLLLKEDFVPAKADRLLYAIGPFMVLVPAVVVPIAIPFADSIRLGAREFSFQAANVDGGLLFVFAIASLGVYGLILSGWSSNNKFSMLGAMRSSAQMVSYEISMGLAVVGVLMLFGTYQGVSSFELNHLIRAQGETISIFGLFTLPKWGVFVQPLGFLLFLAASYAETNRLPFDMPEDESALVAGYHTEYGGMKFAVFFMSEYVAMVTASCLVVALFFGGWQVPWAPTDVLRANAPLVARILLAGAGVAAVGTGLLFWHLVTNEIYAYGISPAIRRMTDPIKKIGSIGIGLAGLAMLAAAAFAVPTSMSAQAGQIVAAIAQLGAFVMKLGFFLFLYIWVRWTLPRFRYDQVMRLGWKVMLPLALVNILVTGFVGLAF, from the coding sequence ATGATGGATGGCATCGATTATCTGCTGATGGCGATCAAGGTCGTGGTCGTGGTCATGGCCTTCGTGTCCCTCGTGCCCGTGCTGGTGTGGCTGGAGCGCCGCGCGAGCGCGCTCATGCAGGACCGGCTCGGTCCGAACCGCACGCACGTGTTCGGCTTCAAGGCGTTCGGCATCATCCAGGCCGTGGCCGACGTGGCGAAATTGCTGCTGAAGGAAGATTTCGTTCCGGCCAAGGCCGACCGGCTGCTCTACGCGATCGGCCCCTTCATGGTGCTGGTGCCCGCGGTCGTCGTGCCGATCGCGATTCCCTTCGCCGACTCGATCCGCCTCGGCGCGCGGGAGTTTTCGTTTCAGGCCGCGAATGTGGACGGCGGACTGCTGTTCGTCTTCGCCATCGCGTCGCTCGGCGTATACGGCCTGATCCTGTCGGGCTGGTCGTCCAACAACAAGTTTTCGATGCTCGGCGCGATGCGCTCCTCCGCGCAGATGGTCAGCTACGAAATCTCGATGGGTCTCGCGGTGGTCGGCGTGCTGATGCTCTTCGGCACCTACCAGGGCGTGTCGTCGTTCGAGCTCAATCATCTGATTCGGGCGCAGGGCGAAACGATCAGCATCTTCGGCCTGTTCACGCTGCCCAAATGGGGCGTGTTCGTGCAGCCGCTGGGCTTTTTGCTTTTCCTCGCGGCGTCGTACGCCGAAACCAACCGCCTTCCCTTCGACATGCCCGAGGACGAGTCGGCTCTCGTCGCCGGCTACCACACCGAATACGGCGGTATGAAATTCGCCGTCTTCTTCATGAGCGAATACGTGGCGATGGTGACCGCGAGCTGCCTCGTCGTCGCGCTGTTTTTCGGCGGATGGCAGGTGCCGTGGGCGCCCACCGACGTGCTGCGCGCGAACGCGCCGCTCGTCGCGCGCATTCTGCTGGCCGGGGCCGGTGTCGCGGCAGTCGGCACGGGGCTGCTCTTCTGGCACCTCGTGACGAATGAAATCTACGCCTACGGCATCTCCCCGGCGATCCGCCGCATGACGGATCCAATCAAAAAAATCGGTTCCATCGGCATCGGCCTCGCGGGCCTCGCGATGCTGGCGGCCGCCGCGTTCGCCGTTCCGACCTCGATGAGCGCGCAGGCCGGCCAGATCGTCGCGGCGATCGCGCAGCTCGGCGCGTTCGTCATGAAGCTGGGATTCTTCTTGTTTTTGTACATCTGGGTGCGTTGGACGCTTCCGCGTTTCCGCTATGACCAGGTGATGCGTTTGGGTTGGAAGGTGATGTTGCCGCTGGCTCTCGTGAACATCCTGGTGACCGGCTTTGTCGGTCTGGCCTTCTGA
- a CDS encoding NADH-quinone oxidoreductase subunit I, whose protein sequence is MDHQTAHKLEPEGDAPRRPVRELTAGEAVYLVEAFKGLGVTFRHFIKNLFNRRELPTVSYPEEKRDYGERFRGRHVLNLREDGTTKCVACMMCATICPARCIEIVAEESPTPAIEKRPKSFVIDGLRCVMCGFCVDACPCDAIYMTGEYDFAEYAREDFLWDLTHLTRRPSLADAPRGYRPRIE, encoded by the coding sequence ATGGATCATCAAACCGCGCACAAACTGGAACCGGAAGGCGACGCGCCGCGCCGGCCGGTCCGCGAACTGACCGCGGGCGAAGCCGTCTATCTGGTCGAGGCGTTCAAGGGCCTCGGCGTCACATTCCGCCATTTCATCAAGAACCTGTTCAACCGCCGGGAACTTCCGACGGTCAGTTACCCCGAGGAAAAACGCGACTACGGCGAGCGGTTTCGCGGGCGGCACGTGCTCAATCTACGCGAAGACGGCACGACGAAATGCGTCGCGTGCATGATGTGCGCGACGATCTGCCCGGCCCGTTGCATCGAGATCGTGGCCGAGGAATCGCCGACCCCGGCGATCGAAAAACGCCCGAAGTCCTTCGTCATCGACGGACTGCGGTGCGTGATGTGCGGTTTTTGCGTGGATGCGTGTCCGTGCGACGCCATCTACATGACCGGCGAGTACGACTTCGCGGAATACGCCCGCGAGGATTTCCTGTGGGATCTGACGCACCTGACGCGCCGTCCGAGCCTTGCGGACGCGCCGCGGGGCTATCGCCCGCGCATCGAGTAA
- a CDS encoding NADH-quinone oxidoreductase subunit J yields the protein MTGLGINLAFWIVALVGVVCSVGVITARHPLKSAILLVIVFFDTAAAFLLLDARLLAVLQVLVYAGAIMVFILFVVMLIDLQPHDLGAPAITPNKVVGILVAVVLAVAGGLVGYNAFEPKPLPEGFGSVEQISESLYTQYAFAFEALSLLLLIAIVGAVIYANKRTGLVDAKREGGSR from the coding sequence ATGACGGGACTGGGCATCAACCTGGCCTTTTGGATCGTTGCGCTCGTCGGCGTGGTGTGTTCGGTCGGCGTCATCACCGCCAGGCATCCGCTCAAGTCGGCGATCCTGCTGGTCATCGTGTTCTTCGACACGGCGGCGGCGTTCCTGTTGCTCGACGCGCGGCTGCTCGCGGTGCTTCAGGTGCTCGTTTACGCGGGCGCCATCATGGTCTTTATCCTCTTCGTCGTCATGCTGATCGATCTGCAGCCGCACGATCTGGGTGCGCCGGCGATCACGCCGAACAAGGTCGTGGGGATTCTCGTGGCCGTTGTTCTCGCCGTGGCGGGAGGGCTCGTGGGTTACAACGCCTTCGAGCCGAAGCCGCTGCCCGAAGGGTTCGGCAGCGTCGAGCAGATTTCCGAGTCGCTTTACACGCAATACGCGTTTGCCTTCGAGGCGCTTTCGCTGCTCCTGCTCATCGCCATCGTGGGCGCGGTGATCTACGCGAACAAGCGCACGGGGCTCGTGGACGCGAAGCGGGAAGGGGGCTCGCGATGA
- the nuoK gene encoding NADH-quinone oxidoreductase subunit NuoK: MIGLYHFLSLAGVMFLIGAVGVLIRKNALIILMSLEMMLNAANIALIAFARFTGNIDMQVAVFVIMTIAAAEVAVGLAIILKVFGARRTINVDALTSLKR; the protein is encoded by the coding sequence ATGATCGGGCTCTACCACTTCCTGTCGCTCGCGGGCGTGATGTTTCTCATCGGCGCGGTCGGCGTGCTGATCCGCAAAAACGCGCTCATCATCCTCATGTCGCTCGAAATGATGCTCAACGCGGCGAACATCGCGCTCATCGCGTTCGCCCGGTTCACCGGCAACATCGACATGCAGGTCGCGGTGTTCGTCATCATGACCATCGCCGCGGCCGAGGTCGCGGTGGGTCTCGCGATCATCCTCAAGGTCTTCGGCGCGCGGCGAACCATCAACGTCGACGCTCTCACGAGCCTGAAGAGATAA